A region of Triplophysa dalaica isolate WHDGS20190420 chromosome 20, ASM1584641v1, whole genome shotgun sequence DNA encodes the following proteins:
- the LOC130409339 gene encoding complement C1q tumor necrosis factor-related protein 7, producing MWAFVGVICLSQCIIGQMLEARSKGAPSQFICSIPGLPGSPGKPGPPGPRGEDGQVGISGRDGRDGRKGEKGEKGHPGIKGRVGQTGKLGERGERGLTGKRGPGGDPGDLGPPGFLGRHGEKGDKGQRGPPGVPGICKCGSLVPKSAFSVGITSSYPTEQAPIKFNKVLFNEGGHYNPETGKFICAYPGIYYFSYDITLANKHLAIGLVQNGQYQIKTFDANTGNHDVASGSIVMFLNPEDEVWLEIFYRDQNGLFADPGWADSLFSGFLIYADTNYLDTLAEDYK from the exons ATGTGGGCTTTTGTAGGGGTGATCTGTCTCTCTCAGTGTATTATTGGTCAAATGCTGGAGGCCAGATCCAAAGGAGCTCCATCTCAATTCATCTGCAGCATTCCAGGGTTGCCAGGCTCACCAGGAAAACCTGGCCCCCCAGGTCCACGAGGCGAGGATGGCCAGGTCGGAATCTCAGGAAGAGATGGGAGAGATGGACGGAAAGGAGAGAAGGGAGAAAAAGGACACCCAG gaATCAAAGGTAGAGTTGGTCAGACAGGAAAGCTTGGAGAACGTGGAGAAAGAGGTCTCACTGGGAAACGTGGTCCTGGTGGTGATCCTGGAGATCTAGGGCCTCCTGGCTTTCTAGGACGTCATGGAGAAAAAGGTGACAAGGGTCAGCGTGGCCCTCCAGGAGTACCAGGCATCTGCAAATGTGGGAGTTTGGTTCCTAAATCCGCCTTCTCTGTAGGCATCACCAGTAGCTATCCCACTGAACAAGCTCCAATCAAATTTAACAAAGTTCTTTTTAATGAGGGTGGACACTACAACCCAGAAACAGGAAAATTCATTTGCGCTTACCCAGGAATCTACTACTTTTCTTATGACATCACTCTGGCCAACAAGCACTTGGCCATCGGCCTGGTCCAGAATGGACAGTACCAGATCAAGACCTTTGATGCTAACACTGGAAACCATGATGTGGCGTCTGGGTCGATAGTGATGTTTCTGAACCCAGAGGATGAGGTTTGGCTGGAGATCTTCTACAGAGACCAGAATGGTTTGTTTGCAGACCCTGGTTGGGCTGATAGCCTGTTCTCTGGATTTTTGATTTATGCTGATACAAACTATCTGGACACACTGGCGGAGGACTACAAATAG